From a single Collibacillus ludicampi genomic region:
- a CDS encoding ABC transporter permease produces the protein MVGGLWFPFDFLPKAAQMVGKFTPQYWAQHGMQDVMVRGAHLGDIWPTLIVLFGFGAAGMILALYRFPRFLLSAVNE, from the coding sequence GTGGTAGGCGGATTATGGTTCCCGTTTGACTTTCTTCCGAAAGCTGCACAGATGGTCGGGAAGTTTACGCCGCAGTACTGGGCCCAGCATGGTATGCAAGATGTGATGGTTCGCGGGGCGCATCTGGGAGATATCTGGCCGACATTGATTGTGCTGTTCGGTTTCGGGGCTGCAGGAATGATACTTGCGCTGTATCGTTTTCCAAGATTTTTGCTTTCCGCGGTGAATGAATAA
- a CDS encoding MFS transporter: MIEEVFLISTQLEATNVHVGLNKGAVWSLSAAHLMNDLMTVGIVPALLPLYKESFHLSYTETGLIVLFSYFASSIMQPIFGYLTDRKPLVWLLPLGVFLSNLGLALTGVAPSFAWLLFFITLSGLGSGAFHPEASRGTHLAAGKAKGFAQAIFQVGGNAGQALGPLMLPLFLLHTGTQGLVWFTLMAIFAFFITWRLLPWYRSRIEQEQRKKRQIEGRNRTSAVILLVLVVILRSWCQIGVAGFLPFFYTHHQIPLSRAELYTFLFLGAGAVATFIGGTLSDRIGKKRLMVASMVLSIPFALIFPRVNGSLAAVTLLAFGFTVLSSFAVTVVYAQMLLPRNIGLASGLMIGFGVGAGGIGATFLGWMADQFGVPVIFNLIVILPVLASLISLWLPNDRELDLRT, from the coding sequence GTGATCGAGGAGGTGTTTCTCATAAGCACCCAACTTGAAGCAACAAATGTCCATGTCGGTTTGAACAAGGGAGCGGTATGGAGTCTAAGCGCCGCACATTTGATGAATGACTTAATGACGGTTGGTATTGTGCCTGCCTTGTTGCCGCTATACAAGGAATCCTTTCACTTGTCGTATACGGAGACGGGGCTCATTGTGCTGTTCTCTTATTTCGCTTCTTCCATCATGCAGCCGATTTTTGGTTATTTGACCGACCGAAAGCCTCTCGTCTGGCTGCTCCCCTTGGGAGTTTTCTTGTCAAATCTCGGTTTGGCCCTGACAGGAGTGGCGCCCTCTTTCGCGTGGTTGCTGTTTTTTATCACGTTATCGGGACTCGGTTCCGGTGCTTTTCATCCGGAAGCGTCTCGTGGCACACATTTGGCCGCAGGTAAAGCCAAAGGGTTTGCGCAGGCGATTTTTCAGGTGGGGGGCAACGCCGGGCAAGCGTTAGGTCCTTTGATGCTCCCATTGTTCCTCCTGCATACGGGAACTCAAGGACTTGTATGGTTCACGCTTATGGCAATCTTCGCCTTTTTTATTACATGGCGATTGCTGCCATGGTATCGGAGCAGAATCGAGCAGGAGCAGAGAAAAAAACGTCAGATCGAAGGGCGAAACCGTACGTCCGCCGTGATTTTATTGGTATTGGTCGTGATTCTTCGCTCTTGGTGTCAAATTGGTGTCGCGGGATTTCTTCCATTTTTCTACACCCATCATCAGATTCCGTTATCCCGTGCCGAGTTGTATACTTTTCTATTTTTGGGAGCTGGGGCTGTTGCCACATTTATAGGAGGCACTCTTTCGGATCGGATCGGGAAAAAACGTTTGATGGTGGCTTCCATGGTTTTATCCATCCCGTTTGCTTTGATTTTTCCACGGGTCAACGGATCTCTCGCTGCAGTGACTTTGCTTGCTTTTGGCTTTACCGTACTGTCCTCATTTGCTGTGACGGTTGTTTATGCGCAAATGTTGTTACCAAGAAACATCGGTCTGGCCTCCGGGCTGATGATTGGTTTTGGTGTTGGTGCAGGGGGAATCGGAGCCACTTTTTTGGGATGGATGGCTGATCAGTTCGGGGTACCCGTCATTTTCAATCTCATTGTCATCTTGCCTGTCCTTGCATCATTGATCTCACTTTGGCTCCCCAACGACAGAGAACTTGATTTGCGTACATAG
- a CDS encoding FeoB-associated Cys-rich membrane protein has product MIYVVIVAVLGFAAWQLFSFVKRTKKGYCASGCGSCAASGNCSIQKSELLQIEE; this is encoded by the coding sequence ATGATCTATGTCGTGATCGTAGCCGTACTTGGCTTTGCGGCCTGGCAATTGTTCTCTTTCGTAAAGCGGACAAAAAAAGGATATTGTGCGAGCGGTTGCGGCAGTTGTGCAGCCAGCGGCAATTGTTCCATACAAAAATCCGAGTTGCTTCAGATTGAGGAGTAA
- a CDS encoding oxidoreductase, whose amino-acid sequence MTIHVGLVGYGFSGSVFHAPIIETVNDLKLSAIVSSNPDKVHRDFPHVEVVPTVDQLLEMKEISLVIITTPNTTHYEFAKKALSAHKHVVVEKPFVISSHEADELIALAKERNVLLSVYQNRRWDNDFLTIRQLLQTGLLGEISLYESHYDRFRPVVQNRWKESDQEGAGTLYDLGSHLIDQALVLFGLPQSVRAELKAQRPQAKTIDYFHIELDYGRFQAILHSGSLVREHGPRFQLHGDKGSFIKYGFDSQEEALKKGHRPGDPGWGEDQEAYYGELTFDNQGITVKGKVKTLPGRYQAFYEGMVEAIKYGKPVPVSPEDARNTIKIIECAIRSHEERKVILFD is encoded by the coding sequence ATGACTATTCACGTAGGATTGGTGGGATACGGGTTCTCGGGATCCGTCTTTCACGCACCGATCATCGAAACCGTCAATGATCTGAAACTTTCGGCGATTGTATCTTCTAACCCCGACAAAGTTCACAGGGATTTTCCGCATGTCGAAGTCGTTCCGACAGTCGATCAATTGCTCGAAATGAAGGAGATCTCGCTCGTGATCATTACAACACCGAATACGACCCACTACGAATTTGCCAAAAAAGCACTTTCGGCTCACAAACACGTGGTTGTCGAAAAGCCGTTCGTTATCTCTAGCCATGAAGCAGACGAGCTGATCGCCCTTGCAAAGGAACGAAATGTGTTGCTGAGCGTGTATCAGAACCGCCGCTGGGACAACGATTTTTTAACGATTCGGCAGCTCTTGCAAACAGGCTTGCTCGGTGAAATCTCTCTCTACGAGTCACATTACGATCGTTTTCGTCCGGTCGTTCAGAACCGATGGAAAGAGAGTGATCAAGAAGGCGCGGGAACGTTGTACGACTTGGGATCCCATCTCATCGACCAGGCACTCGTCCTCTTTGGCCTTCCCCAATCGGTTCGCGCTGAGCTGAAAGCACAGCGGCCGCAAGCGAAAACCATCGATTATTTCCATATTGAACTGGATTACGGACGTTTCCAAGCCATTTTACACTCAGGTTCCCTCGTGCGGGAACACGGACCGCGTTTTCAACTTCACGGGGATAAGGGAAGCTTCATCAAATACGGCTTCGACTCGCAAGAAGAAGCGCTGAAGAAAGGCCATCGCCCGGGTGACCCCGGATGGGGGGAAGATCAGGAAGCATACTACGGTGAACTTACGTTTGACAACCAGGGGATCACCGTCAAAGGTAAGGTGAAAACATTGCCGGGCCGATACCAAGCGTTCTACGAAGGTATGGTGGAAGCCATCAAGTATGGCAAACCGGTTCCTGTCTCACCGGAAGACGCGCGCAACACGATCAAAATTATCGAATGCGCAATCCGGAGCCATGAAGAACGGAAGGTTATACTGTTTGACTGA
- a CDS encoding ABC transporter ATP-binding protein — MTAVLEVENLSKAYGSKQALRNVSFSVEAGTCFGLLGPNGAGKSTTMKIITGIIDRDDGTVTVLGHDSKREREEIRKKVGYVPQEITLYEKLSAFDNLVFFGELYGVRGPVLKKRIDEVLELVGLADRAKDAVGTFSGGLKRRINIAAALLHKPKLIILDEPTVGIDPQSRNHIFNMIRELKEEGVTVVYSTHYMEEAEALCDHIAIIDHGQVIAQGSLEELLDNYGRKSVYVEAEGWSELPQLPHVKQIKEEKRGWMIETDHLLETMNSITRAALEQDIIVHQLEIKRPSLETVFLSLTGTSLRD, encoded by the coding sequence GTGACAGCGGTGTTGGAAGTCGAAAATCTTTCAAAGGCGTATGGGAGCAAGCAGGCTTTACGGAACGTGTCGTTTTCAGTGGAGGCGGGCACCTGTTTTGGTTTGCTCGGGCCGAACGGGGCCGGAAAATCGACGACGATGAAAATCATCACGGGGATCATAGATCGTGACGACGGCACCGTCACCGTTCTAGGACACGACTCCAAACGGGAACGCGAAGAGATTCGCAAAAAGGTGGGTTACGTCCCACAGGAGATCACGCTCTACGAAAAATTGAGCGCCTTTGATAATCTCGTCTTTTTCGGGGAGCTCTACGGCGTGAGAGGGCCGGTATTGAAGAAGCGTATCGACGAGGTTTTGGAGCTAGTGGGCCTGGCCGACCGTGCCAAAGATGCGGTCGGTACGTTCTCCGGCGGGTTGAAGCGGCGCATCAATATCGCGGCGGCTCTTTTGCACAAGCCGAAATTGATCATCCTTGATGAGCCGACAGTCGGTATAGACCCGCAGTCGCGGAACCATATTTTCAACATGATCCGCGAACTGAAAGAAGAGGGTGTGACGGTTGTATACTCCACACACTACATGGAAGAGGCCGAGGCGCTGTGCGATCACATCGCGATCATCGATCACGGCCAGGTGATCGCGCAGGGGAGTCTGGAAGAGTTGCTGGATAACTACGGCCGCAAATCTGTGTATGTGGAGGCAGAAGGCTGGAGCGAACTTCCTCAACTTCCCCATGTAAAACAAATTAAAGAAGAAAAACGCGGCTGGATGATTGAAACCGACCATCTTCTCGAAACAATGAACAGCATCACGAGGGCGGCACTTGAACAGGATATCATCGTTCACCAGCTTGAAATCAAGCGCCCTTCTTTGGAAACGGTGTTTCTGTCTTTGACCGGAACCTCGCTGCGAGACTGA
- the feoB gene encoding ferrous iron transport protein B translates to MVQTIALAGNPNAGKTSLFNLLTGTRQYVGNWPGVTVEKKEGWVKGLSSRMLIDLPGVYSLSAQSLEEKVAISYLLQESPHVILNIVDASNLERNLYLSVQLLEMGLPSIVALNMMDVAVSRGLQIDEKKLAQKLGVPVIPMIARKGKGRQQLLEWLEKEEPTCSRLIVPYPEQVERAINELIVLLDSAKLNLKASVRWIATMWLERNETIEQVIRQNVDPSVIERMELVRQRLGDTVDHQIRNARYTWIETLLREVTTQRRTVERTWSDRIDSLILHRYLGIPIFLLFMFMIFQITFSWIGTSLSDQLDTFISGPVTDWLHNALMKMGSPDWFTQLMTDGVLAGVGAVLVFIPQIAILFLCLSFLEDSGYMARAAILMDRFMQAIGLNGKAFIPLILGFGCNVPAIMATRTLEDHKGRMVTALISPFMSCSARLSVYSLFVSSFFNRGKAEVVFLLYVTGIIMAILTAYLFKKFLKADEGMFVMELPPYRAPMIKSLFLHTWDKAKGFVRKAGTIIFGMSVLIWFLGNFSFHGVTPMNESFLATIGGLIAPLFAPMGFATWQAGVSLITGFLAKEVVVSTMSIVYGAGDTDGSLGALLQGAFTPAAALSFLFFVLLYTPCVSTVATLKRETGSWKWTLISVLYSFSLAWIISFFVYQVARWMF, encoded by the coding sequence ATGGTACAAACGATTGCACTAGCAGGAAATCCGAATGCCGGTAAGACATCGTTATTTAACCTCCTGACGGGTACCCGACAATATGTGGGGAACTGGCCGGGCGTCACGGTTGAGAAAAAGGAAGGATGGGTCAAAGGACTTTCTTCCCGTATGTTGATTGACCTTCCCGGTGTTTACAGCCTGTCAGCACAATCGCTCGAAGAAAAAGTGGCGATCTCATACCTTTTACAAGAATCTCCCCATGTGATTTTGAATATTGTCGATGCATCCAATTTGGAGAGAAATCTCTATTTATCCGTACAGCTGTTGGAGATGGGACTGCCGAGCATCGTGGCTTTAAACATGATGGACGTAGCCGTATCACGCGGTTTACAAATTGATGAGAAAAAACTTGCACAAAAGCTTGGTGTGCCCGTGATCCCGATGATTGCCCGCAAAGGAAAAGGGCGCCAACAGCTCTTGGAATGGCTGGAAAAAGAAGAGCCTACGTGCAGCCGTTTGATCGTCCCCTATCCGGAACAGGTGGAGAGAGCAATCAACGAACTGATCGTTTTGCTTGATTCGGCAAAATTGAATCTAAAAGCAAGCGTGAGATGGATAGCCACGATGTGGCTGGAGCGTAATGAGACGATTGAACAAGTGATCCGTCAGAATGTCGATCCTTCCGTCATTGAACGGATGGAACTCGTGCGTCAAAGGCTTGGCGATACGGTCGATCATCAGATTCGCAATGCCCGCTACACCTGGATTGAAACGTTATTACGAGAAGTGACTACGCAAAGGAGAACGGTTGAACGTACATGGAGTGACCGGATCGATAGTTTGATTTTGCATCGTTACCTCGGTATCCCGATTTTTCTATTATTCATGTTCATGATTTTCCAAATCACGTTTAGTTGGATCGGAACATCACTATCCGACCAACTGGATACGTTTATCAGCGGGCCTGTAACAGATTGGCTGCATAATGCCCTGATGAAGATGGGAAGTCCGGACTGGTTCACTCAATTGATGACCGATGGGGTTCTTGCCGGTGTTGGAGCGGTTTTGGTATTTATACCACAGATCGCGATACTCTTCTTGTGTTTGTCCTTTTTAGAAGATTCCGGATACATGGCACGAGCTGCGATCTTGATGGACCGCTTCATGCAGGCGATCGGGTTAAATGGCAAAGCGTTTATTCCTCTCATTCTCGGGTTTGGATGTAATGTGCCTGCAATTATGGCGACGCGTACGTTAGAAGATCACAAAGGGCGTATGGTAACAGCCTTGATCTCTCCTTTCATGTCCTGTTCAGCCCGGCTTTCCGTATACTCGCTGTTCGTGTCCTCTTTCTTTAATAGAGGAAAGGCAGAGGTTGTATTTCTTTTGTATGTAACAGGGATTATCATGGCTATTTTGACCGCATATTTGTTCAAGAAGTTTTTGAAGGCAGACGAAGGTATGTTTGTGATGGAATTGCCTCCGTATCGCGCGCCGATGATCAAGAGTTTGTTCCTCCATACCTGGGATAAGGCGAAAGGGTTTGTACGAAAAGCGGGAACGATCATCTTTGGTATGTCCGTGCTGATCTGGTTTCTCGGAAACTTCTCCTTTCATGGAGTCACGCCGATGAATGAAAGTTTCCTGGCCACGATCGGTGGTCTCATCGCACCACTGTTCGCGCCCATGGGCTTTGCGACATGGCAGGCGGGAGTTTCTTTGATTACAGGCTTCCTTGCAAAAGAAGTCGTGGTATCAACGATGAGCATCGTCTATGGGGCAGGAGATACTGACGGTTCGCTTGGTGCTCTTTTACAGGGCGCGTTTACACCGGCCGCAGCGTTGTCGTTTCTGTTTTTTGTCTTGCTCTATACGCCGTGTGTGTCTACCGTTGCTACGTTAAAACGGGAAACGGGTTCCTGGAAATGGACGTTGATCTCTGTTTTGTATAGTTTCTCACTGGCTTGGATCATCTCATTTTTCGTATATCAAGTCGCTCGATGGATGTTCTAA
- a CDS encoding ABC transporter permease, translating into MRTIIRKEIRLMIREKGNFFWLFLLPILFIVMFASIFGHAEDTITIHYVDEDRTQVSKNFLDGIARIKGIDLQTDDTLSLDQQIQKIKDGKMSALLVVPKGFSEALTSGKSQAIIELYRDPTADQTVAPIQAVLQNMANIYRDEKLASALKRLGKSEPEVRQIMMPPITMKEISENVSKVDMISQVVPGYTVMFAFFIMISMTRSFIKEKESGMLARLRSTPLKPLSYLGGMWASSMLVVLLQCGTLLTFGHFVYKLHVGDVFAIVLIVLGLAICTTGLGLALSMWVRNENQGVGVTQLITMGGRRGRRIMVPV; encoded by the coding sequence ATGAGAACGATCATTCGCAAGGAAATTCGATTGATGATCCGGGAAAAAGGCAACTTTTTCTGGCTCTTCCTGCTGCCGATTCTATTCATCGTCATGTTCGCATCCATCTTTGGCCACGCGGAAGATACGATCACCATTCACTATGTTGACGAGGACCGAACGCAGGTATCAAAGAATTTCCTTGACGGAATTGCCAGGATCAAAGGGATTGACTTACAAACAGACGACACCCTCTCTCTCGACCAGCAGATCCAAAAAATAAAGGATGGCAAAATGAGCGCATTGCTCGTCGTGCCCAAAGGCTTTTCCGAAGCACTCACGTCAGGGAAGAGTCAGGCGATCATCGAATTATATCGTGATCCAACTGCTGATCAGACAGTCGCTCCGATACAGGCCGTGTTGCAAAATATGGCCAATATCTATCGCGACGAAAAATTGGCGAGCGCGTTAAAGAGGCTCGGGAAATCGGAACCTGAGGTTCGGCAGATCATGATGCCTCCGATCACCATGAAGGAAATCAGCGAAAATGTTTCAAAGGTGGATATGATTTCTCAAGTTGTGCCTGGCTACACCGTCATGTTTGCTTTCTTTATCATGATTTCGATGACGCGTAGTTTCATAAAGGAAAAAGAATCGGGCATGCTCGCGCGGTTGCGAAGTACACCGCTCAAGCCATTGTCTTATCTCGGAGGTATGTGGGCATCCAGTATGCTCGTCGTCCTTCTTCAATGCGGCACATTGCTGACGTTCGGGCATTTTGTCTATAAGTTACATGTAGGGGATGTTTTCGCCATCGTTTTGATCGTGCTTGGGCTGGCCATTTGCACCACAGGGCTAGGTTTGGCACTCTCCATGTGGGTGCGTAACGAAAATCAGGGAGTGGGGGTCACCCAGCTCATCACAATGGGGGGGCGCCGTGGTAGGCGGATTATGGTTCCCGTTTGA
- a CDS encoding multicopper oxidase family protein, translated as MKRRTKIWLSLLLCVVLLAGGISYWQYNHTNQMHHDMGANQMHHDMGTHDPNAIPVTKLVAPETNAPVKTFNLTAEVTKLDLGHGKTMTAWTFNGTAPGPEIRVQQGDRVVVHLTNKLPVGVTIHWHGVHVPASQDGVAGITQDAVKPGETFTYSFIADQPGTYWYHSHQDSATQVGRGLYGAFIVEPKKETVHVDRDYTITLHEWMTGNQPDENKNSNEMAGDHGANTMNPSDRHMGVEQPSDMNKPSMVPNAKQEMALLDMISMYDVYTANSTSEGLHFDAKPGEWVRLRLINAGNMTHLVTVGAPFQVIALDGHDINGATTISQTLLPIGGGQRYDLVFRMPQNGSVKLVDADPSARERQMISATFGNGSSVQMDGNPMEYPWFDFSKYGSPKADTTMNTNPTVQYDMKLDAATINGKVGHDLPPIEVNKGDIVKVHMTNESTLIHPMHLHGHMFRVLTRNGKPLTGSPIYLDTLNVLPGESYDIVFEANNPGLWMFHCHNLYHAAGMCVMVNYKGISTPFSEGGPAGNKPE; from the coding sequence ATGAAACGAAGAACGAAGATTTGGCTAAGCTTGTTGCTCTGTGTAGTCCTCTTGGCAGGCGGAATCTCTTACTGGCAATATAATCATACAAATCAAATGCATCATGATATGGGAGCAAATCAAATGCATCACGATATGGGAACACATGATCCCAATGCAATACCTGTTACAAAATTGGTCGCCCCTGAAACGAATGCACCGGTGAAAACGTTCAACCTGACAGCAGAGGTTACCAAACTCGATCTGGGCCATGGAAAAACGATGACCGCTTGGACGTTTAACGGTACGGCCCCAGGGCCCGAGATCCGAGTGCAACAAGGGGATCGCGTTGTCGTTCATCTGACGAACAAGCTTCCCGTGGGCGTCACTATTCATTGGCATGGGGTGCATGTGCCAGCCTCCCAAGATGGAGTTGCAGGAATCACGCAAGACGCGGTGAAACCCGGAGAAACATTCACCTATAGCTTCATCGCTGACCAACCGGGTACGTACTGGTATCATTCCCACCAAGACAGTGCCACTCAAGTGGGAAGAGGTCTTTATGGTGCTTTTATCGTTGAACCCAAAAAAGAAACTGTGCACGTTGACAGAGACTATACCATCACGCTTCACGAATGGATGACCGGGAACCAACCTGACGAAAACAAAAATAGCAATGAAATGGCTGGTGATCATGGCGCGAACACGATGAATCCGAGCGATCGGCATATGGGCGTTGAGCAGCCGTCTGACATGAACAAGCCGTCGATGGTTCCGAACGCCAAACAAGAAATGGCTTTGCTTGACATGATTTCGATGTACGACGTTTACACCGCTAACAGTACGAGTGAAGGTCTGCATTTCGATGCGAAACCTGGAGAATGGGTGCGTCTGCGCCTGATCAACGCGGGGAACATGACACACTTGGTAACCGTTGGGGCACCCTTCCAAGTCATAGCCCTCGACGGCCATGACATCAACGGTGCTACAACGATTAGCCAAACACTGTTGCCCATCGGTGGCGGGCAGCGCTACGATCTCGTTTTCCGAATGCCTCAAAACGGCTCGGTCAAACTTGTCGATGCAGACCCTTCCGCAAGAGAACGGCAAATGATCTCCGCTACATTCGGGAATGGGTCATCCGTCCAAATGGATGGAAACCCGATGGAGTACCCGTGGTTCGATTTCTCCAAATACGGGAGCCCAAAAGCTGATACGACGATGAACACGAATCCTACCGTTCAGTATGATATGAAATTAGATGCGGCTACGATTAACGGGAAAGTCGGTCATGATCTTCCGCCGATTGAAGTGAACAAAGGAGATATCGTTAAAGTTCACATGACGAACGAGAGTACGCTGATTCATCCCATGCATCTGCACGGTCACATGTTTCGAGTCCTGACGCGGAATGGCAAACCTTTAACAGGCAGTCCCATATACCTGGATACCCTCAATGTGTTGCCGGGCGAATCATACGATATCGTTTTTGAGGCCAATAATCCAGGGTTGTGGATGTTCCATTGCCATAATCTATACCACGCCGCCGGGATGTGTGTCATGGTGAACTATAAAGGGATCTCCACTCCATTTTCGGAAGGTGGGCCCGCCGGAAATAAACCGGAGTAG